GCCGCTCCCAATGGTGAGGGTGCCGGACCCGGCGGCGTACAGGCCGTTGTTGCTCACCCCGCTGAACACCACCGACCCAGTGCCGTTGAGCGTCTGACTGCCGGTGAACGACAGTTGCCCCCTGGAGAAGTCTCTCCCGAGGTCGGCCGTGCCGTTCAGCGTCAGCCCGCCAGCACCGATGACCGCCACGTACGTGTCGACAAAATTGTCGAACCCGACCCGCAGCAGACCGTTCACTGTCACTCCGTCCAACACACCACCGTTGTTGACAAAAACGGGGGTGTTGGCGGCGGTGATACTGTTCCGCAACGTGCCGCTGAGGGTCAACGATGGGGCCACGATCGCCACGTCGGGATCGGCTCCGCTGACGTCCAGTGTGCCAGCGGAGGTGATGAAAATGTCGGACTTGCTCGTGACCGAGGCAACTTTGGTTGTGAAGCCAAGGGTGATATCGACGTCCGCGAAGGCGTCGCCGATGATGACATCGTCAGCGGCACCAGGAAGTTGGTTGCTGGACCAGTTGAGCGGGTTACTCCAAAGGAGATTGCCGCCGCCGCCGTCCCAACTCACAATCGCCGGGGTGATTCGATCTTCGAGGGATAACCAGGAGGTGAGTTGCCGATTCGCTGTACGCATACTGCCGCCCTTTTGGAGAATGATCGCGTCTCCTTGGAAAAGGGTGGGTCGAGGTGGTGTCTTTCAAGAAATTTGGAAAATTCCCAAAAACGGATTCCGCCACCGATTAGCCATCCACATCGATGAACCGGGCGGTGTATTCGCGCAGGTATTGGATCACGCGGAATCGGGACATGCTCACGGCGGCGACGGTTCGGTGGAGCAGTGCGGCGGTCTCGGAGATGGTCTTGCCTTGGACGAATAAGCAATCGAAGACGGCGAAATCGTGATCGCCGATCATCGCGCGTTGTTGGAAGGCGCAAGCCCGCAAGACGTGGGCATCGTGCGTGGCCTCCCATTGTTGCATCTCGGGGCTATCGGGTGCGAAATAGGCGGCGATTTGACCCGGATTCAGCTCGGCGAATTGTCGCGCACGGGTTCGACAAAAATTCCAGGTTTCCCGTTCGGTAATCGTGCGCAGCCAGCGGCGAAACGCCCCAGTTCGGCCATTGTGTTGATATCTGGGGAGCTTCTGAAACACGATCATCAAGACATTCTGAATCAAATCATCGCGATCCATGGCTTGCAACGGCAGCGCGGCGAGTTGCATTCGCAACCACGGCGTGTAAAGCTCGTGAAAGCGAGTCCATGCGACGGAATTTTGCTCAGAAGCGAGCAATTCATCCAACAATGTGTGCGAAGTCTGAGGCAACATAGGGGACTCGCATGAAGGAAAGCGAATGGAATGTACCGGACTCTCGCTCGAACTGTCAAGATAATACCCGCGTGAATTTCGTGAATTTCTCGTGGATTCGCATCGTTCCACATTGCGATGATTCGAGGCCGACATCACCGAATCTGTTCGGAGCAATCGCGGTTCCTACATTGTCAGCAATTCTCGATGCCCGTATTGGATTCGGAACGGGGTGAGCATTCCCATGGCGATTTGGCAATTTCTGCACGAGAACGCAGCGCGGCAACCGGATCGACTCGCGGTGATTCACGAACGCTGCCAACTCACGTATGCGGAGCTTGAAGATTGGGTGGAGCGGATCGCGACGGGGCTGCACTTTCAGGGATTGGCTGGTTGCGATCGCGTGGTCACCGTGCTGGGCAATACTCCGGAGCATCTGGCGCTCCTTTTGGCCTGCTTTCGAGCGGGGTTGGTGGTGGTGCCGCTCGCGCCGTGGTCGATTCTGGCGCAAATTCGCTATGCACTGCGCACCAGTGGAGCGCGTGGAATTGTCGCCCCAACCGCGACACTCCAGGCTGTTTTCGAGGATCACGGCGAACTGCGCCCCGATATCATCATCAACACCGGCGATCCGCTGCCAATCCCCGGAATGATTCCCTGGGAAGTCATCGAGGCCGGCCCCGGTGAGGTGCCCCCACTCCCGAAATCGGATCGCGATCATTTGGCGATCATCGTCTTCACCTCCGGCACCACCAGTCGCCCCAAGGCAGTCGTCCACAGCCAAAACCGACTCGCCCGCCGTGTCATCGCCTATGCCGACCGATTGCAACTCACGCCCAGGGATGTGGCGTACATCATCATTGGCATCGGGCGTCCGGTCGTTCTCGCTGGGCAAGTGCTGGCGATGCTCCGCTGCGGCGGCACCATCGTGTTGCGTGAATCGTGCGATCCCGCCGCATTTTGGGAAGGTTTTCGCCAACCGCCCCAGAAAACGCTGACGTTTGGGGCACCGGGCGTGATGAAATCGCTCCTGGCGCATCCGGCATCCCGCGAGGTCGATTGGTCGCAATGTCCGTACTGGCTTGTCGGCGGAGACTGCGTCTCGCCGGAACTCCATGCCGGATTCATCGCTCGTGCGGGACGGCCGCTGATCGAGATGTGCGGCATGACCGAGACGGGATTTTACAGCCTCAATCCCCCCGATCGGCCGCGCATCGGCTCCATTGGCCAAGTGCTGCCCGGCGTGACGGTGCGCATCGTGGATGCGGAGGGGACCCCCGTTTCCTGCGGCGAAATCGGCGAAATTGCCATTCGCACGCCCGATGGCATGATTGGCTACTGGAACGATACGGCCGAGACATTCCGAGTCATCCGCGATGATTGGCTCTACACCGGCGACCTTGCCCGAATGGACGCCGACGGCTACCTCTGGTTCGTTGGTCGCTCCAAAGACATCATCGTGCGGATGGGCTACAAAGTTTCGCCCATTCTGGTGGAGCAGGCATTGGAGACACACCCATCCATCGAGCGGGCGGTGGTGGTGGGTGCCCCGGATTCGTTGGCCGGGCAAGTGCCATTCGCCTTCCTGCAACTCGCCGCCAACCAGCCCGCGCCGAACGCGGATGAGCTGCGAACCTACCTCGCCGATCGTCTCGATCCCCCGTCCATCCCCGATTCTTTCGTCCCCATTGCGGAATGGCCACTGACCTACGCCGGCAAGCTCGACCGCGCCCGACTCGTCTGGATCGCCACCAACGGCGGCGTGCCGTTCTAACCCGCGGGGGGAGATTTGCGGGCGGGATTCTGCACCAACGGGAGGCCGCGGAGCAGGTTGCGGAAGGCGAGCGCGGCCGGGGAGAGGGCGTGCTGTTTGCGTTGCAGAAGCGCGACGCGGCGGGTGACACTTGGGGCCGTCAGGCGCAATCGGGTGCAGCCTGCGGGCAGCGCGTGGGTCGCCAATTCCGGCAGAATCGCTATCCCCAGCCCGGCGGCCACCAGCGAGCGGATCGTCTCCAGTTCCCCGCTTTCGCAGACGGTCCGCGGCTCAAATCCCGCCGCGCGGCATGCCGTATGCACCGTGTCGCGCACACGCCCCTTGAAGACGACAAACCCCTCTTGCGCGAGGTCCGTTAATCGCACGCGCCGCAGATTCGCCAGCGGGTGCGATTGCGGGGCGAGAACGACAAATCGCTCTCGAAACAGCAGCGTTTCATGAAAGCTGCCGCCCTGCGTGGGGAGTTGAACAATCCCCAATTCGACTCGGCCAGACTCAACCCATTGGGCCACCTGGCGCGACGTGTCCTCCGCCAGCGCCAACTCGACTTGCGGATGCTCGCGGCGGAAGGCGGCGATGGCTTCGGGGAGCAGCATGGCACTCACGGATGGAATCGCCCCGATGCTCAATCGACCGCCGCGCAGCGTCACAAGATCCTGCACCGCTTGCTTGGCGCGGGCGGCCTGGGTGAGCAGCGATTCGGCGTGGGACCGCAGCAGTTCACCGGCGGCGGTGAGCGTGGTTTCGCGCTTGGCGCGGTGGAATAATGGGGTGCCCAATTCGCGTTCCAGCTTGCGCATTTGTTCGCTGAGCGCGGCCTGGGCCAGGTGCAATTGCTCGGCGGCACGCGTGAAATTGCGTTGTCGCGCGGCTTCCAGGAAGTATTCGAGCTGATACAGCTCCATCGGTTTTTCCGTCCGAATCGGTCAGAATGTTCTGTTTTACCAGCCGCTGGTTTCCGCGTACAGTAATCTCACCTGGAAATGCAACCGCTTTGCCCGAAGGGATGCTGCCGATGGCTCGACTCTGTGTGCATACCATCACCACCAAAACGCTGCCAATCGAGCAGTGCCTGGAGGAATATCCGCGACGCGGCATCACGGGCATCACCATTTGGCGGCAAGCGCTGGAAGGCCGCAATTGCGGGACAATCGCCCGACAAACGCGCGATGCCGGGCTGACGGTGGTTAGCCTGTGCCGGGGGGGATTCTTTCCCGGTCGAACTGCGGCGGAGCGTCAGCGGGCCATCGACGACAATCGGCGAGCGATTGATGAGGCCCACGCCGTGGGAGCGCCGCTGATTGTGCTGGTTTGCGGGGCGGTTCCGGGTCAGCCGCTGGTGGAATCGCGGCGGCAAATCGCCGAAGGAATCGCCGAGATTCTGCCAGCCGCACAACAAGCGGGCGTGCAGTTGGCCATTGAACCGCTGCATCCGATGTATGCGGATGATCGCAGTGCGGTCAATACGCTGCGGCAGGCGAATGACATTTGCGATTCGCTCGGCTCGCCGACCGGACTCGGGATCGCAGTCGATGTCTACCATGTTTGGTGGGATCCGGAATTGGAGTCGCAGATTGCCCAGACGGGTGCCGCGCGGCGGTTGCTGGCGTTCCATATCTGCGATTGGCGGACGCCGACGGTGGACCTGCTCAATGATCGCGGACTGATGGGCGAAGGGTGCATCCCGATTCGGCAGATTAGCGAATGGGTGGATGCGACAGGCTTCACCGGCTACCGTGAAGTGGAAATCTTCTCGAATCGCTGGTGGAATGTCGAACCGCGACACTTTTTGGATCAGATTCAGCAATCCTACGCGACCTTGTACGGTTCCACGATGGATCATTCTGCGGGAACATGACGGCACTTGCAGCCGGGGACCATCGCACTGGATTTGGAGCAATTGGGAGAGAACAACGCATGCAAACGCGACGAATTGGCATCATCATGAACGGCGTCACCGGACGCATGGGCACCAACCAGCATCTGATTCGCTCCATCCTGGCCATTCGGCAGCAAGGTGGGGTGAAAGTCGGCGAGGATTTGCGGCTGATGCCCGATCCGATTCTCACCGGGCGAAATGCCGACAAACTGCAAGCCCTGGCGGAGCGCACCGGCGTCACCCGCTACACCACTGATTTGGACGCCGCGCTGGCCAATCCCGACGATGAAATCTTTTTTGATGCCAGTGGCACATTGCAACGCGCGGAATTCGTTGCGCGGGCGGTGAAGGCGAAGAAGGCCATTTACTGCGAAAAACCGACAGCGGTGAAAGCCGACGATGCGCTCCATTTGGCGCGATTGTGCGAATCAGCAGGCGTGAAAAATGGTGTCGTGCAGGACAAATTATGGCTCACCGGCCTGCGGAAGTTTCGGGTGTTGCGCGATCAGGGCTTCTTCGGCAAAATCCTCAGCGTGCGGGGGGAATTCGGCTATTGGGTCTTCACCGGCGAGGATGCCGACCAGCCCGCCCAACGGCCGTCTTGGAATTATCGCCAAGCAGATGGCGGGGGCATCATCGTGGATATGCTCTGCCATTGGCGCTATGTGATTGACAATCTGTTTGGCAAAGTCAAAGCCGTGAGTTGTCTCGGGGCCACGCATCTGCCGCAGCGGATTGATGAGCGAGGCAACCGCTACGATTGCACGGCGGATGATTCCTGTTATGCCACATTCGAATGCGACAATGGCGTGATTTGCCAATTCAACAGTTCCTGGACGGTGCGGGTGCGACGCGATGATCTGCTGACCATGCAAGTCGATGGCACGCACGGGAGCGCGGTGGTGGGACTGCGAAAATGCTGGGTGCAAAGCCTGGGCACCACCCCCCGCCCGGTCTGGAATCCGGATATCGAACAGCCGATCCAATTTTTCAACGGCTGGCAAGAAGTGCCCGATTGCACGACCTATGACAACGCCTTCAAAATTCAGTGGGAGGAATTCTTGAAGCATGTCGCGGTCGATGCCCCGTTTCCGTACACGCTCCGCGAAGGTGCCAAAGGGGTGCAGTTGGCCGAACTCGGGTTGCAAAGCTGGGCTCAACGCCGCTGGTTGAATGTGGAGGAACTCCCCGCGTGAAATCGCTCATTCACTCGCCGGCGGATCTCACGCCGACTACCACGTGGCAAGAAACCGTTTGGGCCTGGACCAGCGAGGAATCGCTGATCGACCATACCACCAAAGCGCGGCTCTGCTCCGCAGTGCTTCTGCCGTTCCAGAATGGCCAGCCGGATTGGGATAGCCTGATTTCCAGCATTGCCTGGATGCAATCGGCAGCGGATCATTACGGCGTAGAACTGGTGCCGGTGCTCAATGCCGATACTGGGTACATCTTCGACCTGGATGATGCGCTCTATGCCGAAGTCCTGCGGCGATTTCGGGCGGCGTTCCCGCAGATGAAATTCATCGCCGGGGTCACCGCTCGCGGGGCAGCGAACGACTCGGAATTCCGGGCCGAACGCTATCGGCCGCTGTTGGATATTGTCCAGGAACATGACCATTGCGAAGTCATGCTCATGACCTCGCGGTGGCTCAATTCGCTGGATCCGCAGCGTCGGCGCGATGGCTACTTTACCATTGCCGAATGGCTGGTGCGGCCAGGAATCGTCCACGCCCTAGAACCATCGTTCGTGCCGTGGGCGACCCCGTTTGAACCGTGGTTGCTGTGGGAATTGGCCAATCATCCGAAGTTTGTCGGCGGCAAAATTAGCACGCTGGATGAGCCGCATTTCCTGTATTGGGCCGCGATGGTTCGCGATCAGCAATTGGCCTTCGCGCCGCATTCGGGAGATGATTTCGGGATCGCAACCGCGATTAAACTGGGGCTGCCGCTGCTGATTGGGGCGGCGAGTAGTGCGGCGCCGCTGATTTGTGCCGCCAAGGATATGTGGCTGTTCGATGATGCCCCGGCCAAACGCTATCCCACGCCGTTGGCCGCCGCCGGTCTCGGGGCCGGGCGATTCGATCTCCGCGTGACCAAACTGTTCGAGGCGTTCCAATCGCTGGAAGATGCCGTCTTTCGGCTGGATACCAACGGCAGCGCGGCGGCGTACAAGCATAGCACGGCGCATCTGCTGCACGCACTCGGGGTGATTGCCGCGCCAGAAGCCCATCCCCATTGTGCGGATCGTCGCGGCCCGGATGAGGCGGCCCGCATGCACGAGGCGATGCTGCGGGCAATTCGCATGGCGGAACGGCTGAACATTCCGGGATTCTCGCGGCCACAATAACGGCGATGTGTGAGCGTGGCGTGGGAGCGTCCGCACTCCGCGATTGCGCCCCACTCGGCGGATCGCGGAGAATCGCGGAAAATCCCCCCACAGCGCGAATCGGACTCAATCGGAAGATTACCCAGCCGATGGGGTCAGCGAATCGGCAATGCGGTGGGCGAGCAGTTCCGCCTGTTCCGTGCAATCATTCATGGCCACGCCATAGAGAATATTGCCACCCAGGAACAAACCGGGCAGTTGCACCAATCGCATCTCCACCCGCTGCACCCGCTGATGATGGCCGATGAAATACTGCGGAATCGCCTTGGGCCACCGCACAATGTGGTGATGCACCGGCTCACCGGTCACGCCCATGGCCACGGTCATTTCCGCATGCACGGCCCGCAACAGTTGCTCGTTCGACCAATCGAGCATCTCCCCACGATGCCAGCCGCCACACAGCGCCCGCCACATCACCAGCCCATCGGGAGCGCGATCGGGGAAAATCGACGAACACCACTGCACGCCCAGGACATCGCGTCGGGTCCGCTGCGGGGCAATGTAGCCAAATCCGTCCAGATCCGCACGCGGGACATCCGCCCGACGATACGCGAGCGCCACCACCGCAATGCGCGTGTAGGCAATGCTGTCCAATTCGTGGGCCAACGGCTCATCCACATCGGCCAGCAATCGCGCCGAAATGTATGCCGGGCATGTGGGAATCACGACATCGGCCTGCCATTGCTCACCGCCTTCGCCGTCGATCAGCCAGCGTGCCCCGTCGGAGGTGGCGGGATCGGCCCGGCGGATGCGTCGCACACCGATGCCGCCAACGTAGGTGCCCCGAAATTGCTCGTGGAGGGTTTCGACGAGCAATCGCAATCCCGGTCGAAACGACCACATGCGTTGCGGCTGCGGGGTTTCGCCACGGGCTTGAGCGGCCTTGCGACGGACTTTGGCGGCGGCGAACACGCCTTTGATGACGCTGCCGAATTCGCGTTCGAATTGGGCCAATCGCGGAAAACAGGATCGAATGCTGAGCAATTCCGGATCGCCGCCGTGAATGCCGGTCACGAGCGCATCGGCGAAGATCTCCGCAGATTCGCGGCCGGCCCGTCGGGTGGCGAACGCCGCGATCGATTCATCCTCGGGAATCGGCGAGGGGGGTTTGCGAAATTGTTCGAGCGCGAATGCGAGTTTCCCCCGCCAGCTCATCAAGGGCGAGCGGAGGAACGGCATCAATCCGCCGGGGAGTTTTTGCAGCTGATCGCGGAGGTAGACATAGCGGTTTTTGCGGGAGCCTTCGCTGGCCGCCAGCAATTGATCACCCAATCCCAGGTCGCGACACAACTGCATGGTGGATGGTTTCGAATCGAGAAAGCCATTGGGCCCCTCTTCGATTTGAAAGCCGTTCTGCCGAGCGGTCCAGATGTTGCCCCCGGGCCGATTTCGCGGCTCGATGAGCGTGATCGCCGCGTGGGGCAGCCGTTGTTGGAGCCGGTACGCCAGCGCCAACCCCGACAGCCCCGCCCCCAAAATGACAATCCGCGCCATACCCCGTCCTCAACGCGATTTATTGCGGCCCAATTTCTCGGCCCGCTTGCGATCGATCGGCCGCATTCCCGCCGACTTCGGCAGCATGTCGCTGGGCATGTGCTTGCCATGCAGCGCCACCGGCTCATCGGCCTTCTTGCGCAACCGCATATTCAGCAGTTCCACCACCACGGCAAATGCCATCGCAAAATAAATGTAGCCTTTGTTCATGTGCTGTCCGAATCCCTCGGCCATCAACATCGTGCCGATGAGGATCAGAAAGCTCAGTGCCAGAATTTTCAGCGTGGGGTGACGATCGACAAAATCGCTGATGTACCCGGCAAACGCCAGCATCACACCCACCGAAATAATCATCGCCGACACCATCACCCAGTAATCGCGGGCCATGCCAACCGCGGTGATGACCGAATCGAGCGAAAACACGATGTCGATGACCGCAATTTGCGCCAAAATCAGCCCGAAACTCACGGATTTGGGTGCAGTCCCACCCGTCGATTCATGCTCGTCTGGACCTTCCAACTTGTGGTGGATTTCGTAGACGCTCTTGCCCACCAGGAACAATCCACCGATGATCATGATGAGATCTTTGCCGGAAATTCCCAGCACTTCTTCGGCATGTTCGGGGTCGATGTTCAGGAAGGACAATTCCGGCAGCATGAACAACGGCTTGGTCAGCCCCATGATGAAGCTCAGCAACGCCAGCAGCATCAATCGCGTACCGAGCGCGACCATGAGACCAATTCGCCGAGCGCGTGGCCGTTGGGCTTCCGGCAATCGCCCGGCGACAATGGCGATGAAAATGATATTGTCAATGCCCAGCACAATTTCCATCAACGTCAGCGTCACCAACGGCGCGAGCCATTCCATAACCCGGTTCCTGTAAGGTGGTATCCCGATCGAATCGCTGCGAACAGTGTAGCAAGCGGAAAGCACCACGTCCGCAGAGAAGCATCCATGATTTTGAAATCATGCTGCCCCCCTGCGGACATGCGAAATCGGCGCTGGCGACGCGGCCCGAAATTAGCCGACGTAGACGCCCGCTTGCAGAATCAGATTGCTAAACACGGGTTGCGATTGTTGCAGCGGCGGTTCGCCTTGGCCGCTGATGGGGAAATTCGCCCCCAGATAGGTCCGCAGTTCGCCCGGCTGCCCTTCGCCCGACGCCACGACCAGATCCGCAAAGTTGTCGAAATCGATCTGCTTGGCCGCGAGACGAATCCCGCCACGCGAATTGACATTGCCCGCGAAGAAATTCGCCAGCGGTGCGTTGATCGCCGCGTCGTAATTTCCGTTGGTCAGAATCGTCAGCGAATCGAGAATCAGCACGCGCGGCCCGCCACCGGGACCACCGCCGAAGGCCATATCCGCAAAGCCATCCGCATTGAAATCGCCCACGGTAACGAACACCCCGTTGCGGAGCGTTTGCTCGAAGACGAACGAATCGGGAATGATCTTGTCTGCGTTCGCGCCATTGGTTCCGGCCAACACTCGGACACCGTTGAACAGCGCCACCCGCGGGCCGCCACCGAAGCCCGCCGCCACCACCAAATCCTGGATGCCGTCGCCGTTGACATCGCCGACCGCCACCCGAGCGCCGCCGCGGAAATTCGGATCGTCGATGCCGAAGAAATCGGCGATGCGGTCAAACCCCGCACCGTTGTACCGCAATACGACAATCCGCCCGCCGCCACCTTGATCCGGCGAGATGACGATTTCGGCAAAGCCATCGCCGTCAATGTCGCCCGCCGCCAGGAAGACGCCGCCGAGGAAGCTCGCTTCGTAAACCGTTTCGCTCAATTGGGTTCCGCTCGCCGACAGCGTCACGGTAATCAGCGAGCCGTTGCCCGGCCCGACGCCGTAGATGATGTCCTCGACACCGTCGCCGTCAATGTCGCCCACCGCCGTTCGCACTTCGCCGGGCACCGTGAACGGCTCAAATTGCGCTCCCAATGTCTGGAGATTGAGCGCGGCGTTGTAGGTGTAGGCTTGCGTGCTGCCCGACGAAATCCCCGACGCCACCGTCGTGGTGGTCAATTGCAACGGCAGCGGCAAATTGCTGCTGGTCGTGAAGATATTCGTCACATTGCCAATAATCGAGCTGGGATCAACATTTGTGGCGCCGCTGGAAAATGCGATCAGCGAGCCATCGCCGGCAATCCGCCCCGAGCCGCTGGCGCTATTCCCCGCGATTCGCCCCGCCGGATTGGCGCTGACAATGCCGGTGCGGCGGAACACGCGATCGAATTGGAAGACATCATCGACACCGTTGTTGTCCACCACGCCGACAATCAGATTGGCGGAAGCGGTTTGGAACAGTACTCGGGTGCCATCGTCGCTGAGATCGGACAGGAAGGCGGCCGCGCCACCGCTGAAGCCATCGGTCCCAGCGCTCATCAGATCGGTAAACGGCGTGCCAGGGGTGAAATCGCGGACATACACATCCGTCAGGCCGTTGGTATCCACCGTCGGCACCAGATCGCTGGCAAGCGACTCAAACACCACCACGCGACCATCGCTACTGATCAGATACGCACCCGGATTGAGCACATCATTGCTGCCCGCCGCGTTGGTGGTGCCTTCAATGGCGTTCACCAGCGTCGTCGCCCCGGTGCCGAAGAATCCCGTGCGACGATAGAGCGAATTTCCGGTGCCGTTCGCCTTGAAATTCGGGACCAATTGCAGATCATTCACTAACCCGGTGGGATCGCCCTGGGCATTGCTCAGGAAGACAACCGTGCTGCCATCCGCACTGATGACCGCATTGCCGGCTTCTTGCCCGATGACTGCCCCGGCGGCGTTAATCGGCGAAGTCACCGAGACGCTGACCAGTTCCAACCCCGTGGCGATGGGTCGGCTGAGATCGCGCAGAAACACGTCCAGCGTTGCCGTCACCGCAGGCTGGTCGATGGTGCCCGCAATCAGCGTGGCGGAATCAACCTTCGTGAAAAAGGCAAAGCGGTTGCCGTCGTTGCTCATCCATTGGCTGCCCACTTGGACGAACACATCGTCGGAGAAGCCGATCATAAACGTCGGATTCGCAGAGGATTGCGTCACCGGCGTGGTCGCCGCCCCGCCCGCATTCACCGCGTTGAGATTGCGAACAAACACGTCTTGCGTGCTGGGATCATCCGTCAGCACAATGCTGGTAATCTGGTTATTTTCGACATTGCTGACGAACGCAACCTTGGAGCCATCTGCGCTAATCTGCGGAGCGTTGGAGATCGCATTCACGATGGAACCAATCGCCAACGTATTGCCATCGCCGCTATTGCGAGCGCTAACGAGGACGTTCGACTTCGTCGCCGCCGACCAGCGGAACACATCCGGCGTGTTCGCGAGATCGATTTGGGCTGCGTCTCCGGTCACGGCGTCGGCATTGGTTTTGCTCACCCAGGCGACGAAATTGCCATCCGCACTCAGCACCGCGCTGCCACCATCGGAATTGTCGAACCCCAGCGCCAATCCGCCCGGTGTGCGCGACACCAGGAAGGTTTGGCTAGTCGTCAGATCGCGGTAGAAGAGATCTTCCGCCCCATTGCCATCCGCAACCCCGGCGGCCAAGTTATTCGCCGTGCTGGTGAACAGCAACTTGGTGCCGTCCGCGCTCACATCAATGACGCTCAGGCTATTGCCATCGGGAGCGGTCCCCGCCGGAAGTCCCGGCGTGGCCAAAAACGCGGGCGTATCCCGAGTTTCCAGGCGTTCCAGCGACCAGCGTTGCCGATTATTCGTCGAATTGCGCTTACCCATCGAATCAACCTCGGAGAGTGGGGATTGTACCTTCTCGATTCGTCATTGCGTCTTCAGGAGCCGCTCACGGCGTTTTCGCTGGCGGGGGTTGAGCGGCATCAACCCAAAATTCCAACGCATGCTTCACGATGCCATGCGGATCGAACATCGTGCCCAGAGTTCCCTGCGGTCGCAAGCGATCGCTGGGGAAACTGTGCACCAATCGCTCAATGGGGAACCGCGCCGCTCCATTGGAATAGATGATTCCCGTGGGCAACGGCGATTCGCTGGCCCAGACCATCGCCCGTTCGCGGCCGGGAGTGTCGCCCGCTTCGTGGGCCATTCCGCCTGGCGCGGGCACCTGCCGACTTTGCCCCTTGACCACCCGCGAATCGGTCGTCGAAAAATCGACCGTGCGAATGCGGCCATCGGCCAAATGTCGCGCCACCGTCACATGCACCGTTCGCGTGGTTTCGATCCAGAATCCCAGTCGCTTCTCGCCGGATTTCCAGCGATCCATCACCCGATTGGTCAGGGCATCTTTCAGCGACCACACCAACTGAAACCGCGCTCGCGGGGATTGCCAACGCGGTTGACTGAGTGCATCAATCGGCGGCAGATACAAGCGTTTGCTCGTGGGCTGCATCGCGAAATCTGGTGGGGCTTCCGCCATGGCCACATCCACGCTCGGCACCGGTCGCAAGGTCGGCGGCGCAAGGCCAATCGCTTGACGAAGTTCCTCGCGGAAGCTCGGTTGTTGCAAATGATTCAACACCCAAT
This DNA window, taken from Tuwongella immobilis, encodes the following:
- a CDS encoding RNA polymerase sigma factor; this translates as MLPQTSHTLLDELLASEQNSVAWTRFHELYTPWLRMQLAALPLQAMDRDDLIQNVLMIVFQKLPRYQHNGRTGAFRRWLRTITERETWNFCRTRARQFAELNPGQIAAYFAPDSPEMQQWEATHDAHVLRACAFQQRAMIGDHDFAVFDCLFVQGKTISETAALLHRTVAAVSMSRFRVIQYLREYTARFIDVDG
- a CDS encoding class I adenylate-forming enzyme family protein → MAIWQFLHENAARQPDRLAVIHERCQLTYAELEDWVERIATGLHFQGLAGCDRVVTVLGNTPEHLALLLACFRAGLVVVPLAPWSILAQIRYALRTSGARGIVAPTATLQAVFEDHGELRPDIIINTGDPLPIPGMIPWEVIEAGPGEVPPLPKSDRDHLAIIVFTSGTTSRPKAVVHSQNRLARRVIAYADRLQLTPRDVAYIIIGIGRPVVLAGQVLAMLRCGGTIVLRESCDPAAFWEGFRQPPQKTLTFGAPGVMKSLLAHPASREVDWSQCPYWLVGGDCVSPELHAGFIARAGRPLIEMCGMTETGFYSLNPPDRPRIGSIGQVLPGVTVRIVDAEGTPVSCGEIGEIAIRTPDGMIGYWNDTAETFRVIRDDWLYTGDLARMDADGYLWFVGRSKDIIVRMGYKVSPILVEQALETHPSIERAVVVGAPDSLAGQVPFAFLQLAANQPAPNADELRTYLADRLDPPSIPDSFVPIAEWPLTYAGKLDRARLVWIATNGGVPF
- a CDS encoding LysR family transcriptional regulator; amino-acid sequence: MELYQLEYFLEAARQRNFTRAAEQLHLAQAALSEQMRKLERELGTPLFHRAKRETTLTAAGELLRSHAESLLTQAARAKQAVQDLVTLRGGRLSIGAIPSVSAMLLPEAIAAFRREHPQVELALAEDTSRQVAQWVESGRVELGIVQLPTQGGSFHETLLFRERFVVLAPQSHPLANLRRVRLTDLAQEGFVVFKGRVRDTVHTACRAAGFEPRTVCESGELETIRSLVAAGLGIAILPELATHALPAGCTRLRLTAPSVTRRVALLQRKQHALSPAALAFRNLLRGLPLVQNPARKSPPAG
- a CDS encoding sugar phosphate isomerase/epimerase family protein, whose product is MARLCVHTITTKTLPIEQCLEEYPRRGITGITIWRQALEGRNCGTIARQTRDAGLTVVSLCRGGFFPGRTAAERQRAIDDNRRAIDEAHAVGAPLIVLVCGAVPGQPLVESRRQIAEGIAEILPAAQQAGVQLAIEPLHPMYADDRSAVNTLRQANDICDSLGSPTGLGIAVDVYHVWWDPELESQIAQTGAARRLLAFHICDWRTPTVDLLNDRGLMGEGCIPIRQISEWVDATGFTGYREVEIFSNRWWNVEPRHFLDQIQQSYATLYGSTMDHSAGT
- a CDS encoding Gfo/Idh/MocA family protein, with product MQTRRIGIIMNGVTGRMGTNQHLIRSILAIRQQGGVKVGEDLRLMPDPILTGRNADKLQALAERTGVTRYTTDLDAALANPDDEIFFDASGTLQRAEFVARAVKAKKAIYCEKPTAVKADDALHLARLCESAGVKNGVVQDKLWLTGLRKFRVLRDQGFFGKILSVRGEFGYWVFTGEDADQPAQRPSWNYRQADGGGIIVDMLCHWRYVIDNLFGKVKAVSCLGATHLPQRIDERGNRYDCTADDSCYATFECDNGVICQFNSSWTVRVRRDDLLTMQVDGTHGSAVVGLRKCWVQSLGTTPRPVWNPDIEQPIQFFNGWQEVPDCTTYDNAFKIQWEEFLKHVAVDAPFPYTLREGAKGVQLAELGLQSWAQRRWLNVEELPA
- a CDS encoding beta/alpha barrel domain-containing protein gives rise to the protein MKSLIHSPADLTPTTTWQETVWAWTSEESLIDHTTKARLCSAVLLPFQNGQPDWDSLISSIAWMQSAADHYGVELVPVLNADTGYIFDLDDALYAEVLRRFRAAFPQMKFIAGVTARGAANDSEFRAERYRPLLDIVQEHDHCEVMLMTSRWLNSLDPQRRRDGYFTIAEWLVRPGIVHALEPSFVPWATPFEPWLLWELANHPKFVGGKISTLDEPHFLYWAAMVRDQQLAFAPHSGDDFGIATAIKLGLPLLIGAASSAAPLICAAKDMWLFDDAPAKRYPTPLAAAGLGAGRFDLRVTKLFEAFQSLEDAVFRLDTNGSAAAYKHSTAHLLHALGVIAAPEAHPHCADRRGPDEAARMHEAMLRAIRMAERLNIPGFSRPQ